A window of Castanea sativa cultivar Marrone di Chiusa Pesio chromosome 1, ASM4071231v1 contains these coding sequences:
- the LOC142616101 gene encoding uncharacterized protein LOC142616101: MAKIIVLCYLIILAAFGSVNGSSKKQEVGFYELKKGDISMKFTNWGAAIVSLILPDKHGKLADIVLGFDSTKEYQTNAPSFGAVVGRVANRIGGAQFTLNGTHYKLIANDGNNTLHGGPKGFGHVVWKVKKHSNEGHTPHIVFTYYSVDGDQGFPGALIATVRYALIGNNQLSITMKAKALNKPTPVNLAQHAYWNLNGHNSGDILSNVIQIFGSQITLLDSHLIPTGKFESVKGTPYDFLKPHPIKSKINGLANGYDINYVLDDGVGYKLKRAAVVHDPKSGRVLELSTNAPGVQFYTSNTLDIKGKGGFEYKPFAALCLETQAFPDSVNHPNFPSTIVSPGKPYKHYMLFKFSTN, from the exons ATGGCCAAGATCATTGTGCTATGCTACTTAATCATCCTTGCAGCATTTGGGTCTGTCAATGGCTCTTCAAAAAAGCAAGAAGTTGGGTTCTATGAGCTGAAGAAGGGTGATATCTCCATGAAATTTACCAACTGGGGTGCAGCTATTGTCTCCCTTATTCTTCCAGACAAACATG GAAAGCTGGCTGATATTGTTCTTGGGTTTGATTCAACTAAGGAGTACCAG ACGAATGCACCAAGCTTTGGTGCTGTTGTTGGACGAGTTGCTAACAGAATTGGAGGCGCTCAGTTTACTTTGAATGGAACGCATTATAAACTAATTGCTAATGATGGGAACAACACACTTCATG GTGGACCCAAAGGATTTGGTCATGTTGTTTGGAAGGTGAAAAAGCATAGTAATGAAGGTCATACTCCTCACATTGTTTTCACCTATTACAGCGTTGATGGTGATCAAG GATTTCCTGGTGCTCTCATTGCCACTGTCCGATATGCACTCATTGGTAACAACCAATTGAGTATCACAATGAAAGCCAAAGCTCTAAACAAGCCTACTCCGGTGAATCTGGCCCAGCATGCATACTGGAACCTAAATGGCCATAACAGCGGAGATATCCTGTCTAATGTGATCCAGATATTTGGATCCCAGATCACACTTCTTGATAGCCATCTTATTCCCACTGGAAAATTTGAATCAGTGAAAGGAACACCCTATGATTTCCTCAAACCACACCCGATTAAAAGCAAGATCAATGGGCTAGCTAATGGTTATGATATCAACTATGTGCTTGATGATGGTGTTGGCTACAAGTTGAAGAGGGCAGCAGTGGTACATGATCCGAAGTCAGGAAGGGTGTTGGAGCTGTCCACAAATGCTCCTGGTGTGCAGTTCTATACGTCTAACACTCTGGATATTAAGGGAAAAGGAGGATTTGAGTATAAACCATTTGCAGCACTATGTTTGGAGACTCAAGCATTCCCTGACTCAGTCAACCACCCAAATTTCCCTTCCACTATTGTAAGCCCTGGAAAGCCTTACAAGCATTACATGCTCTTCAAGTTTTCTACTAATTAA